CGCGCCTGGTTCGATACCCGTTATCTCGATGCCGCACTCAAGGAACTGCAATACACCGAGGTCTGGCCACGCTTCGATGCCGGTGGCCGCCAGGTGGCGGCGGGCAAGCTGCAACCGGCGAGCTGAGATGTCGTTCATCAACCGGCTCGAAGCCGCCTGGCACCACCAGGACAGCCTGCTGTGCGTGGGGCTCGACCCCGATCCCGAGCGCTTTCCCGAGGGTATGGCGCCGGATTTGACCGGCATCCTCGATTTCAACCGCGCCATCATCGATGCCACACATGATCTGGTCTGCGCCTACAAACCACAGATCGCCTACTACGCGGCCCTCGGCGCCGAGCCACAGCTCGAAGCCACCATTGCTTATATCCAGGACAACTACCCGCATATCCCGGTGGTGCTCGATGCCAAGCGCGGCGATATCGGCAGCACGGCGCGCCAGTACGCGGTGGAGGCCTTCGAGCGCTACGGTGCCGATGCGGTCACGGTGAATCCCTACCTGGGCTTCGATGCGATCAAGCCATTCCTGGAATACCAGGATCGCGGCGTGATCCTGCTGGCGCGCACCTCCAACCCCGGCGCGGCCGAGCTGCAGGATCTCGATGTCGGCGGCCTGCCGCTGTATGCGCGCATCGCGCAGCTGGCCGCGCAGCAGTGGAACGGCCATGGCAACATCGGGCTGGTGGTCGGCGCCACGTGGCCGCAGCAGCTGGAAAAGGTGCGCGTTGAAGCACCCGAACTGCCGCTCTTGTTGCCAGGCATCGGCGCGCAGGGCGGATCGATTGCTGCCGCCGTGGCCGCTGGCCGCCGCGCCGATGGCAAGGGGCTGCTGGTCAGCGCCTCGCGCTCCGTGCTCTATGCGTCGTCCGGCACCGATTTTGCCGAAGCGGCTCGGCGCGAGGCGACACAGCTGGTGACGCAGATCAATGCCGCCCGGCAACCGACGCTGGCGATCTGATCACTCCGCCCTCTCCAACCGCTTATCCGGGCCACACGCCCTGCTCCGCCATGCCCCTGCGCCTGTTCCAACGCTTCGAGAACCTGATCGACCCTTTTCGCCCGGTGCCGGACCGCATGCCGCCCGGCGAGGTGCTGCGCTTCTATTTGCACCACATCGCCCAGGCGCGTTGGGTATTCATCGCGCTGCTGCTGGTCGGCCTCGTCGTCGCCCTGGTGGAAGTGGCGCTGTTCGGCTTCGTCGGCCGTATTGTCGATATGGCACAGCACACGGCGCCGCAGCGCTTCTTCGCCGAGCACGGCCGCGAGCTCGCCGGCATGGCCGCGGTGACGCTGCTGCTGCGCCCGGTGCTGACGCTGGCGCACGATCTGCTGGTACACCAGGCGATCAACCCGGGCCTCACCTCGCTGGTGCGCTGGCAGAACCATCGCTACGTGCTGCGGCAGAGCCTCGCCTTCTTCACTGGTGACTTCGCCGGTCGCATTGCCAACCGCATCATGCAGACCGGCCATGCGCTGCGCGATTCTGCCGTGCAGAGCGTCGATGCGCTGTGGTTCGTCATCGTCTACGCCGGCAGCGCGCTGGCGATGTTCGCCCACGCGGACTGGCGGCTGGCCCTGCCGCTGGCGCTGTGGATCGCCGGCTATGTCGGCATCCTGGTCTACTTCATCCCGCGGGTGAAACTGCGCGCCATCGTCGCCTCCGAAGCCCGCTCCCGGCTGATGGGCCGCATCGTCGATGGCTACACCAATATCGGCACGCTCAAGCTGTTTGCTCACGGTGCGCTGGAAGAGCGCTACGCCGCCGATGCGGTACGCGAGCAGACCGACAAGGCACAGGCAGCCGGGCGCTTGGTCACACTGATGAACCTCTCGATCACCAGCCTCAACGGCGTGTTGATCACCGGTACCTGCGGCCTGGCGCTGTGGTTGTGGCGCGATGCGCTGATCACGCTGGGTGCGGTCACCGTGGCGGTAGGGCTGGTGATCCGCATCAACAACATGTCCGGCTGGATCATGTGGGTGATCAACGGCATCTTCGAGAACATCGGCACGGTGGAGGATGGGCTCGACAGCATTGCCCGGCCGCGTGCGGTGCCGGACGCGCCGCAGGCCGGCACGCTGCAGGTATCCGCCGGCGGCATCCGCTTCGAGCGCATCGCCTTCCACTACGGCAAGGGCGGCGGCGTGATCGACGGGCTGGATCTTGCGGTGCAGCCAGGCGAGCGCATTGGCCTGGTCGGCCCGTCCGGCGCCGGCAAATCCACGCTGGTGCATCTGTTGCTGCGGCTTTACAACCTGGAGGGCGGCCGCATCCTGATCGATGGCCAGGACATCGCCCAAGTGAGCCAGGACAGCCTGCGCCGGCAGATCGGCATGGTGACGCAGGATACCGCCCTGCTGCACCGCTCGATCCGCGATAACCTGCTGTACGGCAAACCGGATGCCAGCGAAGTCGAGCTGCACCGCGCCATCGCCGGCGCCCGGGCCGACGGCTTCATCCCGCAGCTCACCGATAGCCAGGGCCACAGCGGGCTGGACGCGCTGGTGGGCGAGCGCGGCGTCAAACTCTCCGGCGGCCAGCGTCAGCGCATCGCGATTGCCCGCGTGCTGCTGAAGAACGCTCCCATCCTCATTCTCGACGAGGCCACCTCGGCGCTGGATTCGGAAGCGGAGAAAGCCATCCAGGACAGCCTGGAAACGCTGATGCAGGGCAAGACGGTGATCGCCATCGCACATCGGCTCTCGACCATTGCCCGCATGGACCGGCTGGTGGTGGTGGACGGCGGCCGCATCGTCGAAAGCGGCAGCCACGCCGAGCTGATCGCGCGCGGTGGCCTGTACGCCCGGCTGTGGCGGCACCAGACCGGTGGTTTTGTCGGCGTCGATGCCAACGATGCAGCACTGGCGCCGATAACCTGAACACCGGCGATCACGTCCCTACACCGATTTCAGCCGCTGTCCTACAGCCCTTACCGCGGCGATGGCCAACAATGGCCACATCGCCAAGGAGGCTTACACCATGCTGCCACTGGATTTGCCCGACTTCACCCTGATATCCCCCCGCCGGCCGGGCCTGCCGCACCGTGTCGTCATCGTGCCGATGGTGCCAACTGATGACGACGATGATGACGTGATGCTGCCCGAGCTGATCACGCCGCAACCTGAAACGACGCTGCACTAAGCTGCTGCACCAGCCCCCATCCCTCATCTCGCCCGCCGGGAGATCGCCATGCTCCACTGTGCACGCCCGCTATCCCGGTTGCTGGCGCTCGCCGGCCTTGTCGCCCTCACTGCCTGCGGTGGCGGCGGCGGAGATGACCATGCCGCCCCGACGCCGACCCCAACGCCCGTGCTGCCGCCAGCGGCCTCGGTCGCGGTGCCGGTAGAAGTGCCAAGCGGCCTCGATACCGCCCCCTTCAACAGCGCGCGCAGCGTGATCGTTCCCCCGGGTTTTGGCCTGCGCGTGATTGCCCGCGTGCCGAGCGCCCGCTTCATGGCCGAGGCACCCAATGGTGATCTGCTGGTCTCGCGCCCCGGCAACGGCACCATCGTGCGTGTGGTTCCCGGCAACGGCGGCACTACCACTAATGTGTTCGCCACCGGCCTGAGCGAAGGGCACGATCTGGTGTTCCATACGGTGGGCGCCACCGATTACCTCTACATCGGCGAAACCGATCGCATCAGCCGGGCCGAGTACATGGAAGGCGACGTCACGCTGCGACCGCGAACCACTGTGGTGGGCGGCCTGCCCGACAGCAGCCTGCCTGAGCTCGCCGGCAGTTACGGCCACGCGCTGAAGAACATCGCCTTCAGCGGCGGCACGATGTTCATTTCCATTGCCTCCGCCACCAACGCCGATCCCTCCGACATTCTCGCCAATCCGAAGCGCGGCGCGATCTATACCACCCCCGACATCGGCGGCACGCTGACGCTTTATGCGCAGGGCCTGCGCAATGCCGAGGGGCTGGCCATCCACCCCGTCACGGGCGAGTTGTGGGCCGCGGTGAACCACCGCGACAACATCCGCTATCCGCTCAAAGACGGTCGCTTCCCCTACAAGGCCCTCGATCCGGCCTATTACAACGACAATCCGCCCGAGCCGTTCACCCGCGTGCGCGATGGCGGCAACTACGGCTGGCCGTATTGCAACCCCAGTTTCGAGGCCGGGCCCGA
This region of Chitinolyticbacter meiyuanensis genomic DNA includes:
- a CDS encoding PQQ-dependent sugar dehydrogenase translates to MLHCARPLSRLLALAGLVALTACGGGGGDDHAAPTPTPTPVLPPAASVAVPVEVPSGLDTAPFNSARSVIVPPGFGLRVIARVPSARFMAEAPNGDLLVSRPGNGTIVRVVPGNGGTTTNVFATGLSEGHDLVFHTVGATDYLYIGETDRISRAEYMEGDVTLRPRTTVVGGLPDSSLPELAGSYGHALKNIAFSGGTMFISIASATNADPSDILANPKRGAIYTTPDIGGTLTLYAQGLRNAEGLAIHPVTGELWAAVNHRDNIRYPLKDGRFPYKALDPAYYNDNPPEPFTRVRDGGNYGWPYCNPSFEAGPDLPAYLPDVDNNEDETVLSCSTIDRISKALPAHSAPLGLSFWTGSAVPALWRNGAVIGLHGCWNCTQPRGYKVVYLPLRPDNGFADPQDLVTGFLSDPADNTSRWGRPVDVIPNRNGNLYISDDYAGAIYELYRK
- the pyrF gene encoding orotidine-5'-phosphate decarboxylase, with translation MSFINRLEAAWHHQDSLLCVGLDPDPERFPEGMAPDLTGILDFNRAIIDATHDLVCAYKPQIAYYAALGAEPQLEATIAYIQDNYPHIPVVLDAKRGDIGSTARQYAVEAFERYGADAVTVNPYLGFDAIKPFLEYQDRGVILLARTSNPGAAELQDLDVGGLPLYARIAQLAAQQWNGHGNIGLVVGATWPQQLEKVRVEAPELPLLLPGIGAQGGSIAAAVAAGRRADGKGLLVSASRSVLYASSGTDFAEAARREATQLVTQINAARQPTLAI
- a CDS encoding ABC transporter ATP-binding protein → MPLRLFQRFENLIDPFRPVPDRMPPGEVLRFYLHHIAQARWVFIALLLVGLVVALVEVALFGFVGRIVDMAQHTAPQRFFAEHGRELAGMAAVTLLLRPVLTLAHDLLVHQAINPGLTSLVRWQNHRYVLRQSLAFFTGDFAGRIANRIMQTGHALRDSAVQSVDALWFVIVYAGSALAMFAHADWRLALPLALWIAGYVGILVYFIPRVKLRAIVASEARSRLMGRIVDGYTNIGTLKLFAHGALEERYAADAVREQTDKAQAAGRLVTLMNLSITSLNGVLITGTCGLALWLWRDALITLGAVTVAVGLVIRINNMSGWIMWVINGIFENIGTVEDGLDSIARPRAVPDAPQAGTLQVSAGGIRFERIAFHYGKGGGVIDGLDLAVQPGERIGLVGPSGAGKSTLVHLLLRLYNLEGGRILIDGQDIAQVSQDSLRRQIGMVTQDTALLHRSIRDNLLYGKPDASEVELHRAIAGARADGFIPQLTDSQGHSGLDALVGERGVKLSGGQRQRIAIARVLLKNAPILILDEATSALDSEAEKAIQDSLETLMQGKTVIAIAHRLSTIARMDRLVVVDGGRIVESGSHAELIARGGLYARLWRHQTGGFVGVDANDAALAPIT